A stretch of the Porifericola rhodea genome encodes the following:
- the rpmG gene encoding 50S ribosomal protein L33: MAKKSKGNRVQVILECTEHKESGQAGTSRYITTKNRKNTTERLERKKYNPILKKHTVHREIK, encoded by the coding sequence ATGGCTAAGAAAAGTAAAGGTAATCGTGTGCAGGTAATTCTAGAGTGTACCGAACACAAAGAAAGTGGTCAGGCTGGTACCTCTCGCTACATTACCACCAAAAATCGTAAAAACACGACTGAAAGATTGGAGCGTAAAAAGTACAATCCTATTTTAAAGAAACATACTGTTCACAGAGAAATTAAATAA
- a CDS encoding DUF4295 domain-containing protein, with translation MAKKSVASMRKEGGKTVAKVIKAVKSPKTGAYTFREEMVPVDSVKDYLAKK, from the coding sequence ATGGCAAAGAAATCAGTTGCTTCAATGCGTAAAGAAGGTGGTAAAACCGTTGCTAAGGTAATCAAAGCGGTTAAGTCACCTAAAACTGGAGCCTATACTTTCAGAGAAGAAATGGTGCCAGTAGATTCGGTTAAAGATTATTTGGCCAAGAAATAA
- the rpmB gene encoding 50S ribosomal protein L28 — MAKVCQITGKRPRVGNNVSKANNKTKRKFYPNLQKKRFYLPEEDRWVTLKVSTSVLRTINKRGITSVLKEAREKGTALV; from the coding sequence ATGGCTAAAGTTTGTCAGATCACCGGTAAGAGACCACGTGTAGGAAATAACGTTTCCAAAGCAAATAATAAGACTAAGCGTAAATTTTACCCTAATCTTCAGAAGAAGCGCTTTTACCTTCCAGAAGAGGATCGCTGGGTAACGCTTAAAGTATCTACTTCTGTGTTGAGAACTATCAACAAAAGAGGAATTACCTCTGTACTAAAAGAAGCTAGAGAAAAAGGTACAGCTTTAGTATAA